In a single window of the Biomphalaria glabrata chromosome 13, xgBioGlab47.1, whole genome shotgun sequence genome:
- the LOC129922467 gene encoding uncharacterized protein LOC129922467 — translation MPRPKGRRMLEKLNKARNVMLSDKLRGNSSRSRSSLDPALEGQRGASRSKLDRLSINTDVPSDLDLQETEQLWTIANTNQLTDLMSDALCPNCFQSSLTIRVIKDENMGFASKLKLCCRSSSCGYTKSKFSSPRIQKSNCSNVAFEINTKMVLYSHEIGKGFTSLQTFSSVLGISGISQRAFKDHDNKITDCEVESGEDMLYRTANAIRQAYAETDDDIREAIERGENPLIDISVSYDGTWQKRGFTSLYGVGVCIDLLTGLVVDFDIRSKYCHACHIQKAESMNATDLVVWKEQHDCCTNHHKSSKSMEQDSAVILWNRSVAKYNFRYVEMLSDGDSSAFKAVLESKPYADKAVTKLDCINHAHKRMGTALRKLAKESHLGGRGVGRLTEKKCDSLQNFLSWCYNRQYSRCVQNEECCLGRIIPLHVYRY, via the exons atgcCTCGACCAAAGGGACGAAGAATGCTAGAGAAGCTCAATAAAGCCAGAAATGTTATGCTATCTGACAAGCTGCGTGGAAATTcctctaggtctaggtctagtttagatcCAGCATTAGAAGGACAACGTGGTGCATCCAGATCGAAATTAGACCGTCTTTCAATAAATACTGATGTTCCaagtgatctagatctacaagaaacAGAGCAATTATGGACTATTGCTAATACTAATCAGCTTACTGATTTGATGTCGGATGCATTATGCCCTAATTGTTTTCAGTCAAGTTTGACTATTAGAGTTATAAAAGATGAAAACATGGGGTTCGCATCAAAGTTGAAGTTatgttgtagatctagtagttgtGGATATACTAAATCAAAGTTTTCATCTCCAAGAATACAAAAAAGTAACTGTTCAAATGTTGCATTTGAAATAAACACCAAGATGGTTTTATACAGCCATGAGATAGGAAAGGGTTTCACTTCGCTGCAGACATTTAGCAGCGTCCTAGGAATTTCTGGAATCAGCCAGAGAGCCTTTAAAGACCATGATAATAAAATCACAG actGTGAAGTGGAATCTGGGGAAGACATGCTCTACCGCACAGCCAACGCCATACGTCAAGCTTATGCAGAGACGGATGATGACATTAGGGAAGCCATTGAACGAGGAGAAAACCCTTTGATTGACATTTCAGTCAGTTATGATGGGACCTGGCAAAAGCGAGGCTTTACATCGCTTTATGGTGTAGGTGTCTGCATCGATTTACTAACAGGTCTTGTTGTCGACTTCGATATTAGATCTAAGTACTGCCATGCATGCCACATACAGAAAGCTGAGAGCATGAACGCAACTGACCTCGTAGTTTGGAAAGAACAGCATGATTGCTGTACTAATCACCACAAATCCAGCAAGTCTATGGAACAGGACAGTGCTGTAATTCTGTGGAATCGTTCTGtggcaaaatataattttagataTGTGGAGATGCTGAGTGATGGAGATTCTTCTGCTTTTAAAGCTGTGCTTGAGTCTAAGCCATATGCTGATAAAGCTGTTACTAAACTTGACTGTATCAATCATGCCCATAAACGTATGGGGACAGCGCTTCGAAAACTTGCCAAAGAAAGCCATCTTGGTGGCAGAGGAGTTGGCAggctaacagaaaaaaaatgtgacagtTTGCAAAATTTTTTATCGTGGTGCTATAATAGACAATATTCCAGATGTGTCCAAAATGAGGAATGCTGTTTGGGCAGGATTATACCACTCCATGTCTACAGATACTGA